The sequence below is a genomic window from Pangasianodon hypophthalmus isolate fPanHyp1 chromosome 27, fPanHyp1.pri, whole genome shotgun sequence.
acaatttcatatttttcagacttatttatttatttgtgttcatttacgTAAAATCACAGCAGGTTTTCTTAGCAAACAGGCTTTCTTAGAGATATTATGCctgatttgatattttttacCCACACATACATGAAATTCAATTCATCTTGAAGCTGGGATGAATTGCAGAAGACTTCCTATTCACTGTGTTTGCTCATTACATAGGGTATAATATAATGACTTTGTAGACTCAATGACGTAATGACAGTGCATTATATACCCAAAAAAGCACAATTTAATGTTTGGTCAAAGAAAAATTGCAACTTCatgtatttttgttgtatttaatgtCGTCTCACATAATCTGTACTTTGTCTCACACTCACGTTCAAAATCAAGAGGATAGGAGCTATGATGTCAAATTGATAGCAGGATTTTTGATGCATCACCAGCTTACCCTCTTGTCTTCATTGAATTATTTCTGTGTGCTTCACTGatccatttccttttttcttttgtgctgatccttttccttttttcttttgtgcagTGCGCGTACCTGCGGCCCAGCCCGGCTGCCTCGCCTGCCCCGGCCCATTGGCGCCGTGGCCGGCTGAGTGAGGGGCTCTGAGCTCCTGGTATGGGCAGCGTGGGCAGTGGAGCCTCCAGCCAGCGGGCCATCACCATGCGAAGTGTGGGCACGCGGACCACCCCGAACGGGCCCCTGGCGCCCGCGCTGCCCCCAAACTCTGTCCGCCGACGTCTGGATGACCGCAGCTTCAGCGCTGACCGGCTGCCAGCACCGGCCACCAAGACAGCAGGCGTCACTGCCAACGAGCACTCCGAGCGCACAGCCGCTTCTCATAATGCTAATCGGCAGCACACCGTCAATGGTGAGCGGCTGCTCTCAAATGCTTCTTTCTCCAATGGGCCTGTGAGGAGGGAGCAAGGCCACAGGCGAGGCGAGAGCCTAGATCTGTGTGGAAACAGTATAGtcctcaacaacaacaacaatgaaaacAAGAACAGCAGCCATCAAGCACCAgcgcagcagcagcacaagGACAAGAGCAAAGCCAAGACGGACAACCACAACCCTCCCAACATCCTGCCCATCTCTGGCAAGCTGGAGCAAGCACAGGTACAGCATGGCCTGAGCACCGAGGGGAAGGTATTTCATTTTGGTGACATATCTGGTGTGGTGTAACTTATACATCTGATTGATCTTTTACTAAAGTTCCACACTCCTTCTGCATACTTGTATAAAATGCAGTGAAGTGTACACACAGGTACTTTGTTTACTATAAGGTATGCATTGATGTATGTTGTGCCCATAGAAATACGTATTGGAGACTAGATTATGATGTCATTCCATAGATAGCAATAGAAACTGTTTATTGGTTCTTCTACAATTTTCCCACAACATGCTCTGTGTACTTTTATATGTCtaatttaaacatttgtacTTAATCAAATACAACAGGTGAACAAGCCATTACTTTCCTATTTAGGACCCTGACGCACTGGTCCGTCCCTCCGCCTTCAAGCCTGTGGTGCCCAAGAGCTTTCATTCCATGCAAAACCTCGTGTGCCCCCTTCaagccagtgtgggtgcaggtggGGGCACATCGGGCAGCGGTGCAGGTGAGAGAGGTGGCCAGGGCACCTCGGGAATCCGTCTGGATGAGGAAACCCCTAACAGCAGAGGAACACACTCTGGTGGAGGTATCCGAGCAGGCCAGGGCAGCCTGTCTGATTCTGGCAGGAATTCACTGACCAGTCTGCCCACGTATGCAGGTACAGGCTCAGGCTATGGCCCTCCCCCGGCCCTTGGGCCCCTCAGTGCCTCCACCAGCCACATCAACCGTCTGGGTACTGCAACAACCGGCCTGGACAAGCCAGATAAACCAGGCTACCAGAATGGGCTGAGTGCCTCTGACAGTGGTCACTCGTCTTCGGGCAAGAGCTCGTCGTCTTATCAGCGCCTGAGCCACTTGAGCGATGCGCCGGCGCCCTTGCGGCCATCGCCGTCCTCCGATGACGTAATTCGTGACCTGGAGGACCGCTTATGGGAAAGAGAGCAAGAGGTGAGGATGGAGGTATTTCATCATAGCTCAGCCGTGTAGAAATTAAAGTCCATGTGCATTGTTCCTGCGTTGATTATGCTTTCTGTGTTGTCCCATTCCTCATTCCCAGGTGCTCCATATGAGACGGAACCTGGATCAGAGTGAGGCGGCAATCGTGCAGGTGTTTGAGGAGAAGCAGCGGGTGTGGGAGCGTGAAATGGAGGAACTGAGGCAGAACTATGCCGGACGGCTACAGCAGGTGACCCGTCGCGCCCAGCGTTCACAGCAGGCCCTGCAGGCCCAGATCAGCCGTCTGCAGCAGGACAAGCGCAGGCTCCAGGACGAGATGACGCTGCTCCTGGCCCAGCGTGAAGAGCTGGAGAAGAAGTGCCTGGACTACAGGAAGGAGCAGGCTGACCTCCTGCCCAAGCTGGAGGAGACCAAGTGGGAGGTGAGGGAATAGAGATTAATGAAATACTTTGTTCAAAACTTTGCGGTCTCCTTACCGCAAATGTAATCCATCAGACAAGACATGTCTTAGGTTTTGAACAAGAAGTGTAATGTAgttaataataaagttaaatgAGAAACCTTTTGAAAATTTTATCTTTggccaaacttttttttattcatttaaggGAACATTTAAGGCTACTTCAAATTATAAATTGGCCATGATATACTAggacatttatttagttttgtcaTCGTCCAAAGAGGATTATAGGATCCTTCATACAAAATTGGATTTTAAAATCTAGATAATAATTTGGTGATGTTAGCATAATCACTAGTTGTTATTTACTGGTTCTTCTACAATTGTCCCATAACATGCTGGTGTAATAAAATACCAGCACCTGATGCTTGgtaaataatcattataatctAGATAATAATTTGCTGTTGATAGCATAATCACTAGTTGTTGGCCGATGGTAGCTGAATTGGTAATGTAATGCAAATGTTCATGCAAAATGTCCAGTGTCTTACAGTTATTCTCATCACtgtctatcatttttttttaatgggccAAATTGCTGGAATTGCTGAACATTTATAACAAACAAGTGTCAACATTCACTAAGCTGTTATAAGAAGCCTGAACCTTTATATTCAGCAAGTAACCTAGTTAGTGGTCCACAAACCAGACCACTAGCTTTGCTAGGCAGTCTGGTACATCTCATCAGTGACCCCATTTATAACATTTCATGCATGTTGGTTCTGGATTGTATCCTGATAAAATTTTAACCACATTCATTTGCCAAAtaagtctcagattcctgtatCATTGCTGTTACACACAGTACTATCATTTACTCACCACTAACTGCTTCACACACAACtctttaataacatttataccTGAGATTTCATAAACATTTTCCATGAACTTGCTCTGGAAAGCTCAGGATGTCACAGTGTTCGTTTTCTAACTGGAAGTGTAAAGCGCCAGTCAGACTGCAGTCTTCAAGATCCTAAAGGTTGTGGACAGAAAAGTGTACAGAAGATTTCAGATGCTCCATATCCTGTGGATGGAGTGTCTGAGACTGAGTCTCCCAGTATCCTGACTTTAGTGACAGCAAGTTAATGTGAGCTATTAGCACTAGTTAACCCTGATATGTCACACTAGACCTGTTTAATGAGTTGCCCATGGCCTGGTCTGAcccattaaaatttttaatggCCCACTTGAGGCTGTCAGTTAATTAGTAACCTCTCTCTAATAGTCACTGTTACCAGTAACAGCTTTCTGGTGGCATGGCCAGCATACctcatgtgcttttttttccccatttaggCCCCTTTTACTAAATTTTAACAGCTGTGAGCTGGAGCGCACTCGTATGGCCATCATTCGCTCTGCTTGCTCTTCAGGTGTGTCAGAAGGCAGGTGAGATCTCCTTGCTGAAACAACAGCTGAGGGAGAGCCAGGGCGAGGTGACCCAGCGTGCTGGAGAGATGGTGGCCCTGAGGAATCAGCTGAAGGAGCTGAACGCCCAGCTGAGGGAGCGGGAGCAGGCCGAGATCAGCCTGAAGGAGTCCTTCTGCACCAAGACACTGGAACTGGAGCGCTGCGAGGCAGAACTGCAGGCCATGCTGGCCGAGGTGCTGACTTAACCCAAACCAGCCCTTATAAGGGCTCTGCCTGAATATCCGTACACtgaaaaaacagtattttttaaaataaatttcatgcaTCATTGCATAAAGATGAGGCAGTGGACGGGGACAGAGGTATTGGGTCAGTGCCTGTTACATcagttttgttatattttttcaaCCTGTTAGGTTTGTGTCCTACGTTACACTGTAGAGATGTGTTTTGTAGTCCTGCTCCTCAACTGCTAGGCAGGGACAGCTATAGGGAACGGCTACGATGACCAGAAATAAACCTGCTCATACCATAGCCATTAACATCACTACACAAAAACTCTAACATACGCAAACCATTCTACAATTTGTGTTGACTATGAAAAAACTTACAATGCAAAAATACATCA
It includes:
- the LOC113531556 gene encoding leucine zipper putative tumor suppressor 3 isoform X1; this translates as MGSVGSGASSQRAITMRSVGTRTTPNGPLAPALPPNSVRRRLDDRSFSADRLPAPATKTAGVTANEHSERTAASHNANRQHTVNGERLLSNASFSNGPVRREQGHRRGESLDLCGNSIVLNNNNNENKNSSHQAPAQQQHKDKSKAKTDNHNPPNILPISGKLEQAQVQHGLSTEGKDPDALVRPSAFKPVVPKSFHSMQNLVCPLQASVGAGGGTSGSGAGERGGQGTSGIRLDEETPNSRGTHSGGGIRAGQGSLSDSGRNSLTSLPTYAGTGSGYGPPPALGPLSASTSHINRLGTATTGLDKPDKPGYQNGLSASDSGHSSSGKSSSSYQRLSHLSDAPAPLRPSPSSDDVIRDLEDRLWEREQEVLHMRRNLDQSEAAIVQVFEEKQRVWEREMEELRQNYAGRLQQVTRRAQRSQQALQAQISRLQQDKRRLQDEMTLLLAQREELEKKCLDYRKEQADLLPKLEETKWEVCQKAGEISLLKQQLRESQGEVTQRAGEMVALRNQLKELNAQLREREQAEISLKESFCTKTLELERCEAELQAMLAEVTVLRDKLSAFETEVAGLKKALSELSNTTSTRTTESSLADMGQLVLSRSRERLLSPLSPPETPTSLPPLSSLPSVPSLPPVPSLPPLPALPAPDPLLSLQSDDSKVQRQEAGDLRRQLELLQGELRLERQQRERQALTFAHERQTWQGEKERVLKYQAQLQLSYVEMLQKNQALEERVDQLGAQLATPILVSPATPTSPPPSASLEVPTTAPVAVSITSPTPPVEEKKVPALHQLAPPWPVPTRLERIESTEI
- the LOC113531556 gene encoding leucine zipper putative tumor suppressor 3 isoform X3; protein product: MGSVGSGASSQRAITMRSVGTRTTPNGPLAPALPPNSVRRRLDDRSFSADRLPAPATKTAGVTANEHSERTAASHNANRQHTVNGERLLSNASFSNGPVRREQGHRRGESLDLCGNSIVLNNNNNENKNSSHQAPAQQQHKDKSKAKTDNHNPPNILPISGKLEQAQVQHGLSTEGKDPDALVRPSAFKPVVPKSFHSMQNLVCPLQASVGAGGGTSGSGAGERGGQGTSGIRLDEETPNSRGTHSGGGIRAGQGSLSDSGRNSLTSLPTYAGTGSGYGPPPALGPLSASTSHINRLGTATTGLDKPDKPGYQNGLSASDSGHSSSGKSSSSYQRLSHLSDAPAPLRPSPSSDDVIRDLEDRLWEREQEVLHMRRNLDQSEAAIVQVFEEKQRVWEREMEELRQNYAGRLQQVTRRAQRSQQALQAQISRLQQDKRRLQDEMTLLLAQREELEKKCLDYRKEQADLLPKLEETKWEVTVLRDKLSAFETEVAGLKKALSELSNTTSTRTTESSLADMGQLVLSRSRERLLSPLSPPETPTSLPPLSSLPSVPSLPPVPSLPPLPALPAPDPLLSLQSDDSKVQRQEAGDLRRQLELLQGELRLERQQRERQALTFAHERQTWQGEKERVLKYQAQLQLSYVEMLQKNQALEERVDQLGAQLATPILVSPATPTSPPPSASLEVPTTAPVAVSITSPTPPVEEKKVPALHQLAPPWPVPTRLERIESTEI
- the LOC113531556 gene encoding leucine zipper putative tumor suppressor 3 isoform X2, coding for MGSVGSGASSQRAITMRSVGTRTTPNGPLAPALPPNSVRRRLDDRSFSADRLPAPATKTAGVTANEHSERTAASHNANRQHTVNGERLLSNASFSNGPVRREQGHRRGESLDLCGNSIVLNNNNNENKNSSHQAPAQQQHKDKSKAKTDNHNPPNILPISGKLEQAQDPDALVRPSAFKPVVPKSFHSMQNLVCPLQASVGAGGGTSGSGAGERGGQGTSGIRLDEETPNSRGTHSGGGIRAGQGSLSDSGRNSLTSLPTYAGTGSGYGPPPALGPLSASTSHINRLGTATTGLDKPDKPGYQNGLSASDSGHSSSGKSSSSYQRLSHLSDAPAPLRPSPSSDDVIRDLEDRLWEREQEVLHMRRNLDQSEAAIVQVFEEKQRVWEREMEELRQNYAGRLQQVTRRAQRSQQALQAQISRLQQDKRRLQDEMTLLLAQREELEKKCLDYRKEQADLLPKLEETKWEVCQKAGEISLLKQQLRESQGEVTQRAGEMVALRNQLKELNAQLREREQAEISLKESFCTKTLELERCEAELQAMLAEVTVLRDKLSAFETEVAGLKKALSELSNTTSTRTTESSLADMGQLVLSRSRERLLSPLSPPETPTSLPPLSSLPSVPSLPPVPSLPPLPALPAPDPLLSLQSDDSKVQRQEAGDLRRQLELLQGELRLERQQRERQALTFAHERQTWQGEKERVLKYQAQLQLSYVEMLQKNQALEERVDQLGAQLATPILVSPATPTSPPPSASLEVPTTAPVAVSITSPTPPVEEKKVPALHQLAPPWPVPTRLERIESTEI